Part of the Bacteriovorax stolpii genome, CGGGATTAAGGTTTCATACTACCGCTATATCGGAGTTCTGGCTTCAGGACTTCTTGCTGGAATCGGCGGAGGAAGTCTTTCAATCGCTATCGTTTCCAACTTCCGCCCGACACTTATTTCCGGACAAGGATTCATTGCTCTAGCGGCGATGATCTTCGGGAAATGGAATCCGGTAGGAACTTTATTTGCATGTTTGTTTTTTGGATTCTCTCAGGCCCTGGTGGTTTACATCGGTGGACGTCCTGAAATCCACATCTCTTCTCAGCTTCTGGCAACTCTGCCATACATCCTGACTCTGATTGTACTCGTGGGACTAATGAAGAAGACAACAGCTCCAAGTGCTCTTGGAAAATAATTAAGAAATCGGAAAAAGAAGTTTAAAGCGCGTGCCAGATGGACCTTCACTGGCCGTGCGGCTTTCAAAAGAAATTTTCCCTCCAAGCCTATCCACACAACCTTTGACAATCGGAAGACCAAAACCTGTTCCAATTTCACCATCTGTTCCCATTGATGAACGCGAAAGATTGGCCTCAAACACCGTCTCACGCATATCAGAAGGAATACCCAGGCCACTGTCTTCGATAATAAACTGAATAAAGTTTTCTACACGAGAAACACGCAATCTAATTTCGTTATCTCGCTCAGAGAACTTCACTGCATTGGAAAGTAAATTACCTAAGATCTGGTGTAAAAGAAGGCTTTTACTCGAAGAGAATGAATACACTTCACTTCCGGCCGACCAATGGAATTTTAAATTTTTATGCTCAAGTTTCTCTGAGAACATGTCTTTTAATTCTAAAATCAATTCGCGGATGATGACTTCACTGTAAGTGATTTCTTTTTTCCCCATTTCCGTCAAACGCAACTCTTTAATCGAATCAGTAATTTCCTGGACTCTCTCTGAGGCTTTAAGGGCCTTAGTGGTCGCACTCAACTGAGCTTCATTTAAAGGAGATTTCACTAATTGATTAAGCTTTACGATAATAACTGAAAGAGGAGTTGAAATATCATGACTTAATACGTTCACCAGGTTTTGTGTCCTCTGTTTAGCTGCTTCCAGCATGCTGGCATTCTGTTCAACTAAAAAGATGTGAACCCAGATAACGATTGAAGCGATAAAAACCCATCCAAAAAGAATCAATGCCTGAGCAACAACGAGTCCCATCTCTGAAATCATAAATGGAAATTTATAACCGCTTAATTTTAGCAACATAAAAACAAAAATAGACAATGTCGTGATAATTGCCCAAAGAGTCGCTCCTTTTCTTCCGGCCATAACTCCTGCAAGCATCGGCAGAATTCCCAACCAGATTAAAACATTGCTGTCAAAACCACCGGTGAAATAGGCAAAAGTCATTTGGTGGATGATTCCTGCGCCAATCATGACGTTGGTGTTAAACATATAATTATTGTTTCTTAAATAAAGAAACGGAGAGAGAAGATGAATAGAGCTGGCGATAATTCCCACAATCCCAGGGATAGGATTTGAAATAGTAAAGCAGGCAACAAAGGCGTACGACCACATAAGCACACCTGTGGTCAACATCGACACCAGGTGTGCGTGAATATATCTTTCAGAGATATCTTTTTTCTGAATTCTCTTATGAGCGATCAGCTCATAAAAACTCAGGTAGAAATCGAGGACGTACTTTTTTAAACTCATACCTTATAAAGTAAATTTAAAGTTTGAAAGCAGAAGCCCCGGAGTTCTTGTTCCACCAACATCGCGCTGGAAGTATGAACCTGTCGAAGGGCTGATCTCTGAGAAGTTCGTAATTCTCTCAAGAGCGTCTCCAAACATTGAGTAATAACTTTCATCAAAACGTAAATCTTCAATCGGACTTGCGATCTCTCCATTTTCTACCCAGAAACAAGCGTATCTTGTCATTCCGGTTACACGAGCTGTCTCGCGGTCAGACCAGTTTAGGTAGTGCAGGTCAGAAAGGTAGAGACCTGTGCCCAGCTCTTTATAGATATCATCACGTGATAAATCACCTGTTGAAATAACCGGAGATCTCATCGACTCCCAATCAGAAGCGAAGTTTGATTCAAGTTTGTATTCATTCGCCGTTCTCGTTGAAACCAGGAAATTTTTAAACTCACCTTTTTCAATAAGCATCAATTCTGCCGGGCTCACCTCTCCAGCGTCGTTAAAACGTGGAGCAAGACCAAGTGAATAGTCTTCTTTTAGTGTAAACTTTGGAGACATCTTTTTCTTTGCTTGCCACAGGTCTTTTAAAGAGCCATTCCCTTGCTGGTGAGCAGACATCGAAACGCCTCCCCATGAAAGAGTCCCAAGCAGTTCGTTGACCGCTGAAGGAGCAAGGTAAACACGGTAATCACCACGTGCGACTTTCTTTGAATCGCGGTTCATTAATGAGAGCTTATGTTCAGCATCTTTAATATTACGTTTTAGTTCAGTATTATCCCAGTCTGAACCAGCATAAAGCGACTTCACCGCTTTTTGTTTGTCATTATAAAGCGAGTAATCCAGGTAGAAGTTTCTTGTTTTAAACCAGTGGAATTGTCCTTCAGAGTTAATAGTGGCTCGAACAACGTCTCCACTTGAGAAAACTCCCGCCAGGTCTACGTTACCGGCGATATCTAAAACCTGCCCCATCATCTCTTCATTATTTGGAAGCTGATTTAAGTTTTCTTCTTTAGTCACTCCGTAAAATTTTGGACGCACAAGATAAGGGTCTTCCGGCAGGGCCGCAATCCATTCGCGAGATTGGTTTAATTTTTTAAGAGCTAAAGTGACATCACTTTCGTTTGCTCTAAAAGGCATATTGAAAGTCAGGACTTTGTTTCCCTTAACAAAAACAAAATCAATAAAGGCCTGCTGAAGATTCGTCACCTGGCGCACTTTGGCTTTTGAGAGTCTTGAGAAAAGTGTTTCCTCTCCCGTGAAGTTTAATGTTAATGCTTCATCGCTTTTTAGATCGTTGAAAATTTGTTTGGCAAAAATCTCTAAATATGAGGATTCAAGAGCTTTCATTATTTCCCTCCTCCAAAAACTTCGATGTTAGTAAATAGACAAACTGGACTTGCGTGCCCTACGAAGATCACCTGATTTGGTTCTCCCTTTCCACAGTTTCCAAGACCACCAACTTCGAACGTTGATTTGTCCCCTACCATTTTTAGCTGGTTCCAGAATGGAGCTGTAATTCCGCGGTAATTAGGATTCTTCACTAGTTTTGTTAGTTTTCCATCTTCAATCAGGCGGCCGTACTCACAACCAAACTGGAATTTATTGCGGTAGTCATCAATTGACCACGATCTGTTTGTTTGCATGAAAATCCCACGCTTCACAGACTTGATCATCTCTTCCAGTGACGATGTTCCCGGCTCAAGGTTTACGTTGGCCATGCGGTCAATCGGCGCTCTATTCCACGAAGTCGCTCTCTGGCTGGCGACACCTGGAAGATTCAGTCTCTTTTGAGACTCTAAACTTCCCAGTCCTCTTAAAAGAACTCCATCTTTAATCAAAAATTCGCGAGTTGCTTTGTTTCCAATATCGTCAGCAAAATAACTTGCAAACTGTCCGTGAACAGTTGGATCAAATGTAACGTTCATTAGAGGTGAACCGTATTTTAATGTTCCGAAGTCAGCAGGTTTTACAAAACTCCATCCAGCGTAATTTCTTTCGTCACCCAGGATGCGGTCAAGCTCTAACGGGTGACCGATACTTTCATGAATCTGAAGGTATAATTGGTCTGGAGCTAAAAGCAGGTCCATCGTCTCAGTTGGACACTCTTCTGCATTGAGAAGCTCAAGAGCTTCGTCTGCAATTCTCTTTGCATGAGTGAGAAGTCTTTCTTTGTTCCAGTTTTCCATTCCCAGCTGAGTGCTTTGGTCATCACCAAAACTTCTTCTTTGGTTTCCTAATTCACTTGAGGCCACAGCACTCATCGCCACCGCTGAACGGTTGATGTTTTGCTTAATGTCTGCGCCGTTAGTTGCCACAAAGTGAGTCTGCATATCGCTTACTTGCATATAAGCGCTTCTATTGATGATGTGATCATGCACTTTCATCGTCTTTGAGATTTCCATTAAAAGCTCTGTGGCCTCTTTTGGATTAAAACTCTCTAGTCCTTTTTTACCCGGGCTATTGTATTCACCAACAGTCGCTGGGCGTTCATCGAGAGTGAACTTTGAAAGACTAAAACGGCTGGCTTCAAGAGCAGCGTTTTTAGCTTTTAGTGCGCATTCTCTAATGTCTTCCAGTTCAAATGAGTTTGTCGCCCCATAAGCAAACTGGCCATTCATCATCACTTCCACCATGAGACCATGGTCTTCAGATGTGCTTAGTCCTTCAAAAACTTCATTGCGCACGCTCATTGATAAATTTTTAGTGTGAACTTCACGAAGCGAAATATAATCCGCTTTTAAGTCCGAAAGATTTTTTAAAATCTCTTGCAGTTTCATTAAGCTCTCCCTTTCCAGTGAGTCATACTTGTCGAGACTCCCAGAAGTTTATTAACAAATGTAAAAATTTTAAGAGGTAAAATCCCCTTTAATAAGTCCACCCACTTCACCACGAAAGGCTCCTTGATAAAGGCGCAGTCTTTCTCAATTCCATGAATGATTTTTTCAACGATCGCTTCCGGCTTAAGCCATGGAAGAAGCATAGGAGCTTTCACTCCGGCAAACATTCCCGTGCTGATATAACTAGGGCACACCGTTGTCACGTGGACGTTTTCAATTCCTCTCTCCAAAAGCTCCAGGCGAAGAGATTCAGAAAAACCAATCACCGCCCACTTTGAAGAAGCATAAGTCGTTCCATAAGGAAGACCGATGAGGCCTGAAGCACTTGCCAGGTTGACGATATTGGCGTCTTTGCTTTTTCTCAGGTCATCAAAGAACAAATAAGTCATGGCCACCAGACCATCGACATTCACTCGGTATGTGGTCAGGTGTTTTTCCAGGGGAAGTTTTTCAAACTCTCCACCAAAGACAACTCCGGCATTGTTAACCAGGACATCAAGCCCTAGTCCTAAAGCAGAGATATCGCTTTTTAATTTCTTAAGGCTTTCAAGGTTTGAGACATCTGCAAAAAAGGCATGGGCCTTACCGCCGCTTGACTTAATCGAGCTCACTACAGTTTGAGCGGCTTCAAGATTCATATCAACGACAAAAACAACAGCGCCTCTTTTGGCCAGTTTTTCGGCCATAAGCTTTCCAATTCCGGAAGCTGCACCTGTGATAAGAACTTTTTTGTTTTCAAAATTTTTCATCAGAACTCGATCTCTTTGAAAAAAAAAGGCGAGACTAAGTCTCGCCTTATTATAAATCCCTGATAAAGGAATTATGGGTTTAGTAATTGCATTGTTCCTGCACCATCAACATAGAAGCTCTCTGAATTTCTCATTTCGTTTAAAAGCCCTTTGGCCTTGTATGAAATTTGAATAATCGCAGAGGCCACTGGGTTTTCTTCGCTACCAACGTTTGCCACGTTTACTAACTCAGAATTGGCATCGAAGTTAAATCCCCAAGCTGCATAGACCTGGCTTGCTTGAACCTTAAGACTTGTGATGTATTTTCCGTTTCCTTTATACGAACCGTTGTATTGGAAGAAAACTGTATAAGTGAAGCCAATCACTTCACTTCCGTACAGGTTTTTGTAAGATACACGGTAGCTGACAGCTTTAGGTGCTGACCAGTTGGCCATCTGATAAAGTTCTGTCTTAGCTGCACTTCCTTCAATGTGTGGAAGAACGCTTAAAGAAGGAATCAGACCATTAGTTGTAATAACCGGTCTTCCCGCTTCGATGATCGGCCAGATTTTTTTTCCGATAGCAATTAGACCATCAAGGTACATCGCCACTTCATCAATTGGGTTTGTGGGAACTTTAGGAAGCTCTACAGTTGCTTTGTCATCTGGAGTTTCAACTTGGTGAACTTCTACACTAGAGATCACAAGAGCTGGATCTACTTCCTGTGCGAAAGAAACAGTGCTTAGTAATAAAAAGCTCGCAATGAAAAACGACTTAAACATTGAGTACCTCCCCTAGAATTTGGTGCGTGCAATATCTCCGCTGAAGAGCTGTTTGTCTAATAAATCTTTTGTTAAGAAAGAGCTGTAAGAAGAAGTTAATTCTGCCTAGGGTGACGCACAAAGTCTCACACTGATAAATGACTGAAATCTAGTTTCGTTATCCGCGAAGTTTAAAAACAATATTCTTCTCTACAGCGTAAGGGTAACCCTTCTTCTGGAATCTCCACTTTTTCGTGGCCTCTAAAGCAGCGCGGTCTAAGATGTCGTGGCCGCTACTTTCAAGAATTGCGGTGCTTTCGGGAAGGCCTTCTGAAGAAACATTCACTCGAAGTTTAACCTGACCTTCAAGGCTTCTTTTCACGGCCAATCGTGGGTAATCCGGCTCGCTGAAACTAGTGACTGATTCATTAAAACCTCCGCCTGATCCTGGGCCCTCGGCGCTTCCATGAGCTTCATTTGTTACGGCCGAAGCTCCACCACTTGAAGCAGCGGCCGCAGAAGCACTCTCTTGCCCAAGAGCAATCGGCTTTTCTGTTTTTACGCCCGTCGCTTTTTTCACGACAGGTTGATCAGGAAAAAGCCTTGATCCACCACCTGAAGAAGTAAATTGAATATCTATCAGGTTGCGCTCGCGCCAGGAATCCTTACTCAAGAATAAACCCGATAAGAGCAGGACGATAATATGAACTCCCACCGCCAGAATGATGGAATAAGTTATTTTTGGCATGGAGGATTGATACCAATATTGTGCTAAACTGTAAAACGATGATGAAGCGTTACTTGAAGTACACCATTCACTTTTTTCTTTTTAAGATTGTTTTAAAAAACTTTCTTCGTTTATTTGTTGGAATCTCATTCCCCCATTCAAAAAAATTTCCCCATTATGAACAATGTATTTTTGTGGCCAATCACAACAGCCACCTCGATACCGCGGCCTTTTTATCTATGGTTCCGATGAAACATCACCTGGACTCTCACCCGATTGCCGCCAACGACTATTTCGGCAAAAGCCCATGGGCCAGAGGTTTCTTTGAATTTTTCTTCAATACAATTCTTATTGAGCGCAAGGGGCTTAAAAATTTTGAAAAGTCGATGGATGCGATTCATTTAGCTCTGTCTCAAAAAAAGTCGATTCTGCTTTTTCCGGAAGGCTCTCGTGGAGAACCTGAAATCATGGGGCAATTTAAAAATGGAATTGCCTACATTTTAAAAACACACCCGCATGTTCCTTTTGTACCGATCTATATGCAAGGATTAGGGAAGGCCATGCCAAAAGGTGACTCCGTGATTATTCCTCACGACTCTAAAGTTATCGTGGGGCAACC contains:
- a CDS encoding sensor histidine kinase; translation: MSLKKYVLDFYLSFYELIAHKRIQKKDISERYIHAHLVSMLTTGVLMWSYAFVACFTISNPIPGIVGIIASSIHLLSPFLYLRNNNYMFNTNVMIGAGIIHQMTFAYFTGGFDSNVLIWLGILPMLAGVMAGRKGATLWAIITTLSIFVFMLLKLSGYKFPFMISEMGLVVAQALILFGWVFIASIVIWVHIFLVEQNASMLEAAKQRTQNLVNVLSHDISTPLSVIIVKLNQLVKSPLNEAQLSATTKALKASERVQEITDSIKELRLTEMGKKEITYSEVIIRELILELKDMFSEKLEHKNLKFHWSAGSEVYSFSSSKSLLLHQILGNLLSNAVKFSERDNEIRLRVSRVENFIQFIIEDSGLGIPSDMRETVFEANLSRSSMGTDGEIGTGFGLPIVKGCVDRLGGKISFESRTASEGPSGTRFKLLFPIS
- a CDS encoding TldD/PmbA family protein; translated protein: MKALESSYLEIFAKQIFNDLKSDEALTLNFTGEETLFSRLSKAKVRQVTNLQQAFIDFVFVKGNKVLTFNMPFRANESDVTLALKKLNQSREWIAALPEDPYLVRPKFYGVTKEENLNQLPNNEEMMGQVLDIAGNVDLAGVFSSGDVVRATINSEGQFHWFKTRNFYLDYSLYNDKQKAVKSLYAGSDWDNTELKRNIKDAEHKLSLMNRDSKKVARGDYRVYLAPSAVNELLGTLSWGGVSMSAHQQGNGSLKDLWQAKKKMSPKFTLKEDYSLGLAPRFNDAGEVSPAELMLIEKGEFKNFLVSTRTANEYKLESNFASDWESMRSPVISTGDLSRDDIYKELGTGLYLSDLHYLNWSDRETARVTGMTRYACFWVENGEIASPIEDLRFDESYYSMFGDALERITNFSEISPSTGSYFQRDVGGTRTPGLLLSNFKFTL
- a CDS encoding TldD/PmbA family protein, with the protein product MKLQEILKNLSDLKADYISLREVHTKNLSMSVRNEVFEGLSTSEDHGLMVEVMMNGQFAYGATNSFELEDIRECALKAKNAALEASRFSLSKFTLDERPATVGEYNSPGKKGLESFNPKEATELLMEISKTMKVHDHIINRSAYMQVSDMQTHFVATNGADIKQNINRSAVAMSAVASSELGNQRRSFGDDQSTQLGMENWNKERLLTHAKRIADEALELLNAEECPTETMDLLLAPDQLYLQIHESIGHPLELDRILGDERNYAGWSFVKPADFGTLKYGSPLMNVTFDPTVHGQFASYFADDIGNKATREFLIKDGVLLRGLGSLESQKRLNLPGVASQRATSWNRAPIDRMANVNLEPGTSSLEEMIKSVKRGIFMQTNRSWSIDDYRNKFQFGCEYGRLIEDGKLTKLVKNPNYRGITAPFWNQLKMVGDKSTFEVGGLGNCGKGEPNQVIFVGHASPVCLFTNIEVFGGGK
- a CDS encoding SDR family NAD(P)-dependent oxidoreductase — its product is MKNFENKKVLITGAASGIGKLMAEKLAKRGAVVFVVDMNLEAAQTVVSSIKSSGGKAHAFFADVSNLESLKKLKSDISALGLGLDVLVNNAGVVFGGEFEKLPLEKHLTTYRVNVDGLVAMTYLFFDDLRKSKDANIVNLASASGLIGLPYGTTYASSKWAVIGFSESLRLELLERGIENVHVTTVCPSYISTGMFAGVKAPMLLPWLKPEAIVEKIIHGIEKDCAFIKEPFVVKWVDLLKGILPLKIFTFVNKLLGVSTSMTHWKGRA
- a CDS encoding energy transducer TonB, which codes for MPKITYSIILAVGVHIIVLLLSGLFLSKDSWRERNLIDIQFTSSGGGSRLFPDQPVVKKATGVKTEKPIALGQESASAAAASSGGASAVTNEAHGSAEGPGSGGGFNESVTSFSEPDYPRLAVKRSLEGQVKLRVNVSSEGLPESTAILESSGHDILDRAALEATKKWRFQKKGYPYAVEKNIVFKLRG
- a CDS encoding lysophospholipid acyltransferase family protein, coding for MLNCKTMMKRYLKYTIHFFLFKIVLKNFLRLFVGISFPHSKKFPHYEQCIFVANHNSHLDTAAFLSMVPMKHHLDSHPIAANDYFGKSPWARGFFEFFFNTILIERKGLKNFEKSMDAIHLALSQKKSILLFPEGSRGEPEIMGQFKNGIAYILKTHPHVPFVPIYMQGLGKAMPKGDSVIIPHDSKVIVGQPILIPNVAELSLSQITSIVRQSVLDLENSENT